One genomic window of Trichlorobacter lovleyi includes the following:
- a CDS encoding ABC transporter substrate-binding protein, with the protein MRFRFTTLTTAALLLLSASLSFAAGTIKIGGLFSVTGPPAFLGEPERNTAKMVVDTINRTGGIKGQKLELVVYDTAGDATKAVQMATKLIRDDKVVAIIGPSTTGESMAVIPVAEREKVPLISCAAGSKITDPVKRYVFKTAQNDGLAVAKIYEYLQKHKQNKVAILTVSDGFGASGREQLKSLAGKYGVQIVLDDTYGPKDTDMTSQLTKIRGSQAQVLIVWGTNPGPAVIAKNAKQLGLKMPLYMSHGVSSKKFIALAGDAAEGVKLPSGKVIVSDVLSKHDPQKGSLMAYVKDYQKQFKAEGDHFGGHAWDAVMLLKAAIEKGGATTEGIRTGLEGLKDFHGIGGTFNFSAGDHAGLNKDAFVMVEIKNKDWMIAK; encoded by the coding sequence ATGCGTTTCCGATTTACAACTCTGACAACTGCAGCACTGCTGCTGCTTAGTGCGTCTCTTTCCTTTGCTGCCGGTACCATCAAGATTGGTGGTCTCTTTTCGGTGACCGGACCTCCTGCCTTTCTGGGTGAACCCGAGCGCAACACCGCCAAGATGGTGGTGGACACTATCAACAGAACTGGTGGTATCAAGGGACAGAAACTGGAACTGGTGGTGTACGATACTGCCGGTGATGCAACCAAGGCTGTCCAGATGGCAACCAAGCTGATCAGGGACGACAAGGTCGTTGCCATTATCGGCCCCAGCACCACTGGCGAGAGTATGGCGGTGATTCCGGTGGCTGAAAGGGAAAAAGTTCCGCTGATCTCCTGTGCAGCCGGTAGCAAGATTACTGACCCGGTCAAACGCTATGTCTTCAAGACAGCCCAGAATGACGGGTTGGCAGTGGCAAAGATCTATGAATATCTGCAGAAACATAAGCAAAACAAGGTTGCTATTCTGACCGTCTCTGATGGTTTTGGTGCTTCAGGACGGGAGCAGCTGAAGTCTTTGGCTGGCAAATATGGCGTGCAGATTGTGCTGGATGACACCTACGGCCCCAAAGATACGGATATGACGTCACAGTTGACCAAGATCCGCGGTTCGCAGGCCCAGGTGCTGATTGTCTGGGGTACCAATCCCGGTCCGGCAGTGATTGCCAAGAACGCCAAACAGCTTGGACTCAAAATGCCGCTCTATATGAGCCACGGTGTCTCTTCCAAGAAGTTCATCGCTCTGGCTGGTGATGCAGCAGAAGGCGTTAAACTGCCATCCGGCAAGGTTATTGTCTCTGACGTACTGTCCAAGCATGATCCTCAAAAAGGATCGCTCATGGCCTATGTCAAAGACTACCAAAAACAGTTCAAGGCTGAAGGCGACCACTTTGGCGGCCATGCCTGGGATGCGGTGATGCTGCTCAAGGCCGCCATTGAAAAAGGCGGGGCAACCACTGAAGGAATCCGTACCGGCCTGGAGGGGCTCAAGGATTTCCATGGTATTGGCGGTACCTTTAACTTTTCAGCCGGGGATCATGCCGGTCTGAATAAAGATGCCTTTGTTATGGTTGAGATCAAGAACAAAGACTGGATGATTGCCAAATAG
- a CDS encoding branched-chain amino acid ABC transporter permease, translating into MELGNQVLQYLLSGFSTGAIYALIGIGFSIIYNATGIINFAQGEFVMLGGMLTLFLMETLKLPLWAAIPLAVLLATLVGLVFERLAIRPLSKASPISLVIITIGGSILIRGLSMLIWDKDTHALPPFSGDEPIMIAGATVLPQHFWILGITVVLIGLNKWFFNHTISGKAMRACSYNPRAAGLVGIDVRRMVLLSFVISAAMGSLAGIIVAPLTMTSYDVGVMLGLKGFCAAIIGGMSSGIPTVIGGLILGVLESLGAGLISSGYKDAIAFVILLLILFIRPQGLFGKPESERV; encoded by the coding sequence ATGGAACTCGGGAATCAGGTGCTGCAATATCTGCTGTCAGGATTTTCCACCGGGGCTATCTATGCCCTGATCGGGATCGGCTTTTCCATTATCTACAACGCCACCGGTATCATCAACTTTGCCCAGGGCGAGTTTGTCATGCTGGGCGGTATGCTGACCCTGTTTTTGATGGAGACCCTGAAGCTTCCACTCTGGGCCGCTATTCCACTGGCTGTCCTGCTGGCCACCCTGGTTGGTCTGGTCTTTGAACGGCTGGCAATCCGGCCTTTGAGCAAGGCATCCCCCATCAGTCTGGTCATCATTACCATTGGTGGTTCAATTCTGATCCGCGGTCTATCCATGCTGATCTGGGACAAGGACACCCACGCCCTGCCGCCATTTTCCGGCGATGAGCCGATCATGATTGCTGGTGCCACCGTCTTGCCGCAACACTTCTGGATCCTGGGGATTACGGTGGTGCTGATTGGCCTGAATAAGTGGTTCTTCAATCATACCATCAGCGGCAAGGCGATGCGTGCCTGTTCCTATAATCCCCGTGCAGCAGGTCTGGTAGGGATAGACGTGCGCCGGATGGTGCTGCTTTCCTTTGTGATTAGTGCTGCCATGGGTTCTCTGGCCGGTATTATTGTGGCCCCGCTGACCATGACCTCCTATGATGTCGGTGTTATGCTGGGGCTGAAAGGGTTCTGTGCTGCCATTATCGGTGGTATGTCCAGCGGCATTCCCACGGTGATTGGCGGGCTGATCCTGGGGGTGCTGGAGTCGCTGGGGGCCGGCCTGATCTCCTCCGGTTACAAGGATGCCATTGCCTTTGTAATTCTGTTGCTGATCCTGTTCATCCGTCCCCAAGGCCTGTTCGGTAAGCCGGAAAGTGAACGGGTGTAA
- a CDS encoding branched-chain amino acid ABC transporter permease, translating into MKKELIKYVIFAVCVLLAPLAFSGNYLMNVLVFVGIHTLLAVALNLLLGYAGQISLGHAAFFGLGAYGSAILSTTYEWNPWLAMLVVALAVGGLAFAIGFPILKLKGHYLAMATLGMGIIVYIVFNEWIDMTEGPSGFSGIPNLELGPLVFDSDFKNYYLVWSFVLGCVLLSVNLANSRIGRAFRAIHDAEVAARVMGVNARLLKVQVFALSALICAIAGSLYAHVMTFIAPPSFGFNISVELLTMVVIGGLGSIYGSFLGALLLTMLPEFLRFMHDYDIVFYGGLLMLMTIFMPGGLVRGIPDLFRKIAGLRNKKGGAHA; encoded by the coding sequence GTGAAAAAGGAATTGATCAAATACGTAATTTTTGCTGTCTGTGTCCTGCTTGCACCTCTGGCCTTTTCAGGCAATTACCTGATGAATGTACTGGTCTTTGTGGGAATCCACACCCTGCTGGCAGTGGCACTTAACCTGCTGCTGGGGTATGCAGGCCAGATCTCGCTGGGGCATGCTGCCTTCTTCGGGCTGGGCGCCTATGGTTCAGCTATTCTGTCCACAACCTACGAATGGAATCCCTGGCTTGCCATGCTGGTGGTTGCCCTTGCCGTGGGAGGATTGGCCTTTGCTATTGGCTTTCCGATCCTGAAATTGAAGGGGCACTATCTGGCCATGGCCACCCTGGGGATGGGGATCATCGTTTATATTGTCTTTAATGAATGGATAGACATGACTGAGGGGCCATCCGGTTTCTCAGGCATTCCCAACCTGGAACTGGGACCGCTGGTCTTTGACAGTGATTTTAAAAATTACTATCTGGTCTGGAGCTTTGTGCTGGGCTGCGTACTGCTTTCGGTCAACCTGGCTAACTCACGGATCGGGCGGGCCTTCCGGGCCATCCATGATGCCGAGGTGGCTGCACGGGTAATGGGGGTCAATGCACGCTTGCTCAAGGTGCAGGTCTTTGCCCTTTCGGCCCTGATCTGCGCCATTGCCGGTTCTCTGTACGCCCATGTGATGACCTTTATCGCTCCGCCATCCTTTGGCTTCAATATCTCGGTTGAGTTGCTGACCATGGTGGTGATCGGCGGACTGGGCAGCATCTACGGTTCCTTCCTGGGGGCATTGTTGCTGACCATGCTACCTGAATTTCTGCGCTTTATGCATGACTATGACATTGTCTTCTATGGCGGCCTGTTGATGCTTATGACGATCTTCATGCCGGGCGGCCTTGTGCGTGGCATACCGGATCTGTTCCGTAAGATTGCCGGCCTAAGGAATAAAAAGGGAGGTGCCCATGCTTGA
- a CDS encoding ABC transporter ATP-binding protein, translating into MLELKGITQIFGGVTALDDVSFSIHANQVTGVIGPNGAGKTTLFNIVTGIYQQTSGQVIFEGNDISGIPVERLAAKGMVRTFQNIELFGQMTVLENVMVGLHSRSKSGLFACSFKAPWTIKEERRIREEAHEWLRFVGIEQLSDVQASNLPFGKGRMLEIARAMACKPRMILMDEPAAGLNSQETVGLAELIRKIRDLGVTVVLVEHDMELVMDICDRIVVLNLGRKLAEGTPREIQDNPEVIAAYLGDDE; encoded by the coding sequence ATGCTTGAACTGAAAGGCATCACCCAGATCTTTGGCGGGGTTACTGCCTTAGATGATGTGTCTTTTTCCATTCATGCCAATCAAGTTACCGGCGTGATCGGCCCCAATGGTGCCGGCAAGACCACCCTGTTTAATATTGTGACCGGTATTTATCAACAGACCAGTGGTCAGGTGATTTTTGAAGGCAACGATATCAGCGGGATTCCGGTGGAGCGTCTGGCAGCCAAGGGAATGGTGCGCACCTTCCAGAATATCGAGCTGTTCGGGCAGATGACCGTACTTGAAAACGTGATGGTCGGGTTACACAGCAGGAGCAAAAGCGGGCTGTTTGCCTGTTCATTCAAGGCCCCCTGGACGATTAAGGAAGAACGCCGTATCCGTGAAGAGGCCCACGAATGGCTGCGCTTTGTCGGTATTGAGCAATTGTCAGATGTTCAGGCATCAAACTTGCCGTTTGGCAAGGGCAGAATGCTTGAAATTGCCCGTGCCATGGCCTGCAAACCCCGTATGATCCTGATGGATGAGCCTGCTGCCGGACTGAACTCTCAGGAAACCGTCGGACTTGCTGAGCTGATCCGGAAGATCCGCGACCTGGGTGTAACGGTCGTGCTGGTGGAGCATGACATGGAGCTGGTCATGGATATCTGTGACAGGATCGTGGTGCTGAACCTGGGGCGGAAGCTGGCCGAGGGGACACCACGGGAGATACAGGATAACCCAGAGGTAATAGCAGCGTATCTGGGGGATGATGAATAA
- a CDS encoding ABC transporter ATP-binding protein, whose product MLKLKNINTYYGKVHALKNVSLHLAEGEIVTLIGANGAGKTTILNTISGVTPATGGDLLFQKEEIKTLAPDRIVKLGISQVPEGRQVFKPMTVEDNLDLGAYLRYRARDPKADILKDKEEIFQLFPRLEERRKQAAGTMSGGEQQMLAIGRALMARPKLLLLDEPSMGLAPLVVQEIFRVLQRLREERGVTILLVEQNAKAALKLADRGYVLETGKVILEGPAEELLENAEVKRAYLGKDKKEIWER is encoded by the coding sequence ATGTTAAAGTTAAAGAATATCAATACCTACTACGGTAAGGTACACGCCCTGAAGAATGTTTCCCTGCATCTGGCAGAAGGGGAGATCGTTACCCTGATCGGTGCCAACGGCGCCGGTAAAACCACCATCCTGAACACCATCTCCGGTGTGACTCCGGCCACTGGTGGTGATCTGCTCTTCCAAAAAGAAGAAATCAAGACTCTGGCCCCGGATCGGATCGTCAAGCTTGGCATTTCGCAAGTACCAGAAGGCCGTCAGGTCTTTAAACCGATGACGGTTGAGGATAACCTTGATTTGGGGGCCTACCTGCGCTACCGGGCACGGGATCCCAAGGCAGATATCCTGAAGGACAAGGAGGAGATCTTTCAGCTCTTTCCCCGTCTGGAAGAACGTCGTAAACAGGCTGCCGGAACCATGTCCGGTGGTGAACAGCAGATGCTGGCCATTGGCCGTGCCCTGATGGCCCGCCCCAAACTGTTGCTGCTGGATGAACCATCCATGGGGCTGGCTCCCCTGGTGGTGCAGGAGATCTTCCGGGTGCTGCAGCGGCTGCGGGAGGAGCGGGGAGTCACGATCCTGCTGGTGGAACAGAATGCCAAGGCAGCCCTTAAGTTGGCAGACCGCGGCTATGTGCTGGAAACCGGCAAGGTAATCCTGGAGGGTCCGGCTGAAGAACTGCTTGAAAATGCCGAGGTTAAACGGGCTTATCTGGGTAAAGACAAAAAAGAGATATGGGAGCGGTAA
- a CDS encoding DUF1778 domain-containing protein: MRTATAKKVLADDRIVSRVPHSNRTIIEKAAAVYGATINQFMIQAALDKANQILAQEEQLRLSERDARLFLDALENPPAPADTLVEALRKHAQLVAC, translated from the coding sequence ATGCGAACAGCTACAGCAAAAAAAGTTTTGGCAGACGACAGGATTGTCTCCCGTGTCCCGCACTCAAACCGTACTATTATTGAAAAAGCAGCAGCGGTATACGGGGCAACCATTAACCAGTTTATGATTCAGGCAGCCCTGGATAAGGCTAATCAAATCTTGGCTCAGGAAGAACAGCTACGTCTTTCAGAAAGGGATGCCCGTCTTTTTCTGGATGCCCTGGAGAACCCGCCAGCTCCCGCTGATACACTTGTTGAAGCACTGCGAAAGCATGCGCAGCTTGTTGCATGCTGA
- a CDS encoding GNAT family N-acetyltransferase produces the protein MLTVEPLGLLHDRTSFDCGVDALNFFLQKTARQHKEKGLSNTFVLVDKKQPATILGFFTLTFLEIDSNSLPVQHSKTLPNNARLPGAKLARLAVDTHYQGKGYGALLLANAIQRVAGTISLSGALTGFFVDAKDEQAKKFYQHFGFIELRDENLKLFLPLKTLLEAMVKANA, from the coding sequence ATGCTGACAGTTGAGCCTCTTGGGCTGCTTCATGATCGTACATCGTTTGATTGCGGTGTGGATGCACTCAACTTTTTTCTGCAGAAGACCGCTAGACAGCACAAAGAAAAAGGGCTTTCCAATACCTTTGTGTTGGTAGACAAAAAACAGCCTGCCACTATTCTTGGATTTTTTACTTTGACTTTTCTTGAAATAGATTCCAACAGCCTGCCTGTCCAGCATTCTAAAACACTGCCAAATAACGCTCGACTGCCTGGCGCAAAACTTGCCAGGCTTGCTGTTGATACACACTATCAGGGAAAAGGATATGGTGCGTTGTTGCTGGCTAATGCCATTCAACGCGTAGCGGGAACAATCAGTTTATCTGGTGCGTTGACCGGTTTTTTTGTTGATGCAAAAGATGAACAGGCCAAGAAATTTTATCAACACTTTGGATTTATAGAGCTTCGTGATGAAAACCTTAAACTCTTTCTGCCCCTGAAGACTCTTCTGGAAGCTATGGTAAAGGCAAATGCCTAG
- a CDS encoding SUMF1/EgtB/PvdO family nonheme iron enzyme, with product MRLVTVFLFLLLVVCNSHASDARGLRVIAKDPASGQQAEVPLYNKSYAVIIGIDQYQNLPADRQLSYAVRDAKGVAQALAKNYRFDKIFTLYNKDATKEQIMKLLTVQLPKEIGKNDSLFVFWAGHGNQELTPEGEIGFLIPYDGSADEVYRNVTMTEIRDTISRIVPAKHVFYAMDACYSGLLTTRAVDSKPRRDLAYLKEITKERVRQVLTAGGKDQQVLDGGPSGHSVFTGRLIEILEASGDFITANEIQAILKERVFNDAKGRGYVQTPSFGSLSGNGDFVFVPSVEQKMTDTRTELARLMEEQKRLEALEADAKRKQNEQQLRDAEQARKAVEERVKAEQLRQQRLAEEQQRIEAEAKERKRLQSLKLEDEKRLALLKADLEKRKQNLQLSGSSASIESAVAEIKKLHARMQEIESTLERELAPTRQQVLQRYSQKIADLDRQQQSEFETRQEYTDRIQKQKDDLQALRDKELASLDVHTLAEQQVAPLKEQILILAQQEYSIPSEQLLAQLGKYDAEKQSFPVQVATRQGKGVQLASTGMLKISKKEAPDFKKLFEAGLIRFEMSSKISKDSTPIVISTILHDPSGKQYELPVVDPVTGMEFSFVKGGCFKMGNDMGAADERPTHVVCVDDFFIGRTEVTQGQWKKLMGTNPSHFENCGDNCPVENVSWDDAQSFLAKLNVTTGHREYQTSNTIWDRLAGRIYRLPTEAEWEYAARNGGQNWISEGHLAEIKQLEKEIEMTSKGFDSCDVPGKEGGAKKGWCKSFDPNDLAIQAALKEKREDLETMKRNYSLSGEGMLVFTHNIFGWIWEQGKESKTHNVGELIPNRFNLFDTIGNVSEWTTSCYQSYPVKQQTIPSNECKYVFRGGSFKSDPVRISAASRFKGSSKYSANDLGFRIVIPMQPYIPSEGHFNARLDYFKKELSNIEFNNDDNYATIIKNNLQFSYTFKLLKQNNKDPYY from the coding sequence ATGCGTCTAGTTACTGTTTTTTTGTTTCTATTGCTTGTTGTATGTAACTCACATGCCTCCGACGCCCGTGGTCTGCGGGTAATTGCTAAAGACCCGGCTAGTGGCCAGCAGGCTGAAGTACCCCTCTACAACAAATCCTATGCTGTCATTATCGGTATTGACCAGTATCAAAACCTGCCTGCTGATCGTCAGCTTTCCTACGCTGTCCGTGACGCCAAAGGGGTGGCCCAAGCCCTTGCCAAAAACTACCGCTTTGACAAAATTTTCACCCTGTACAACAAGGATGCCACCAAAGAGCAGATCATGAAACTGCTTACCGTGCAGCTTCCCAAAGAAATCGGGAAAAACGACTCGCTCTTTGTGTTCTGGGCTGGTCATGGCAATCAGGAACTGACACCGGAAGGAGAAATCGGCTTCCTGATCCCCTATGACGGTTCAGCCGATGAAGTGTACCGCAATGTCACCATGACTGAAATCAGGGATACCATTTCCCGCATTGTCCCTGCCAAGCATGTCTTTTACGCAATGGACGCCTGTTACAGCGGCCTTTTGACTACACGGGCGGTTGACAGTAAACCCCGCCGAGATCTTGCCTACCTGAAAGAAATCACCAAAGAACGGGTCAGACAAGTTCTGACTGCGGGAGGGAAAGACCAGCAGGTTCTTGATGGTGGTCCCAGCGGTCACTCCGTCTTTACCGGCAGGCTGATTGAGATACTGGAGGCAAGTGGCGACTTCATCACCGCCAACGAAATACAGGCCATACTGAAAGAACGGGTCTTTAACGATGCCAAAGGCAGGGGTTATGTCCAAACCCCCAGTTTCGGTTCCCTTTCTGGCAATGGTGATTTTGTCTTTGTGCCCAGCGTTGAGCAGAAAATGACAGATACTCGCACAGAGCTTGCTCGTCTTATGGAAGAGCAGAAACGTCTTGAGGCTCTTGAAGCTGACGCAAAACGCAAACAGAACGAACAACAGCTTCGGGATGCCGAACAGGCCCGTAAAGCAGTTGAAGAACGTGTAAAGGCTGAACAGTTACGGCAGCAGCGACTTGCAGAAGAACAACAGCGGATTGAAGCAGAGGCTAAAGAGCGCAAGCGTTTGCAGTCACTGAAACTTGAAGATGAAAAACGTCTGGCCCTCTTAAAGGCTGACCTTGAAAAACGCAAGCAAAATCTGCAGCTGTCCGGCTCTTCCGCCAGTATTGAATCAGCTGTTGCTGAAATCAAAAAGTTGCATGCCCGTATGCAGGAAATTGAATCCACTCTGGAGCGTGAACTGGCGCCAACCCGTCAACAGGTCCTGCAACGGTATAGCCAGAAAATTGCAGACCTTGACCGGCAACAGCAGAGCGAGTTTGAAACGCGGCAGGAATATACTGATCGTATTCAGAAGCAAAAAGATGACCTGCAGGCACTGCGTGATAAGGAACTTGCTAGTCTGGATGTGCATACCCTTGCCGAACAACAGGTTGCACCCCTTAAGGAGCAGATTCTCATACTTGCCCAGCAGGAATACAGTATTCCTTCAGAGCAACTATTGGCTCAGCTGGGTAAGTATGATGCAGAAAAACAGTCGTTTCCTGTGCAGGTTGCAACCAGACAGGGAAAAGGTGTTCAACTGGCGTCAACTGGTATGCTGAAAATATCGAAAAAGGAAGCCCCTGATTTTAAGAAACTATTTGAGGCAGGCCTGATCCGTTTTGAGATGTCTTCAAAAATCAGCAAAGACAGCACCCCGATTGTTATCAGCACCATTTTGCACGACCCCAGTGGCAAACAGTACGAATTGCCCGTTGTTGATCCTGTCACCGGTATGGAATTTTCGTTTGTTAAAGGTGGTTGTTTCAAGATGGGGAATGATATGGGCGCAGCAGATGAACGGCCAACACATGTAGTCTGTGTGGATGATTTTTTTATAGGAAGAACTGAAGTAACGCAGGGGCAATGGAAAAAGCTAATGGGTACCAACCCCAGCCATTTCGAAAATTGTGGTGATAACTGCCCGGTTGAGAATGTAAGCTGGGATGATGCACAGAGTTTTCTGGCAAAACTAAATGTAACTACAGGTCACCGTGAATATCAGACAAGTAATACCATTTGGGACCGATTAGCTGGTCGAATATATCGACTACCCACAGAGGCTGAATGGGAATATGCTGCAAGAAATGGGGGGCAGAATTGGATATCAGAGGGGCATCTCGCTGAAATCAAACAATTAGAAAAAGAAATTGAAATGACCTCAAAGGGTTTTGACTCTTGTGACGTACCCGGAAAAGAGGGTGGGGCTAAAAAAGGATGGTGTAAATCTTTTGATCCAAATGACTTGGCTATTCAAGCAGCCCTTAAGGAGAAGAGAGAAGACTTAGAAACCATGAAGCGCAATTATTCCCTATCAGGAGAAGGAATGCTTGTTTTTACCCATAATATTTTTGGATGGATTTGGGAACAAGGAAAAGAAAGTAAGACACACAATGTTGGAGAACTGATTCCAAACCGTTTTAACCTGTTTGATACCATTGGCAATGTTTCTGAATGGACAACAAGTTGCTATCAGTCTTACCCGGTTAAACAGCAGACTATACCATCTAACGAATGCAAATACGTTTTCAGAGGTGGCTCGTTTAAGTCAGATCCAGTGAGAATTTCTGCAGCCTCAAGATTTAAGGGGTCATCTAAATATAGTGCCAATGACTTAGGATTCAGGATTGTTATTCCTATGCAGCCATATATTCCCTCAGAAGGGCACTTTAATGCAAGATTGGATTATTTCAAAAAAGAACTTTCTAATATCGAATTTAATAATGATGATAATTACGCAACCATAATAAAAAATAATTTGCAGTTTAGCTATACCTTTAAATTACTAAAACAAAATAATAAAGACCCATATTATTAA
- the pyrF gene encoding orotidine-5'-phosphate decarboxylase yields MTRDEAKNKIIFALDVDNLKDIDCWAERLSSKVGMFKVGKELFTSAGPAAVAAVKQHGGEVFLDLKYHDIPNTVAQAMLAAGRLGVKLANLHALGGPEMMEKTSQAVRKEFSEVERPRLLAVTILTSSTQDTLKAVGIEQPVEEMVVRLAKLAKESGMDGVVASPLEIQAIRAACGPDFLIVTPGVRPSFASVDDQKRIMTPSEAVQAGADYLVIGRPIAKAADPAQAAELIVDEIVTGVQ; encoded by the coding sequence ATGACCCGCGACGAAGCAAAAAACAAGATCATCTTTGCCCTGGATGTGGATAACCTGAAGGATATTGACTGTTGGGCTGAAAGGCTTTCCAGCAAGGTTGGCATGTTCAAGGTGGGCAAGGAGCTGTTCACCTCTGCCGGGCCAGCTGCGGTTGCTGCGGTGAAACAGCATGGTGGTGAGGTATTCCTTGACCTTAAATACCATGATATCCCCAATACCGTTGCCCAGGCCATGCTGGCTGCTGGGCGTTTAGGGGTAAAGCTAGCCAATCTGCATGCCTTGGGTGGTCCGGAGATGATGGAAAAGACCAGCCAGGCAGTGCGCAAGGAGTTCAGCGAGGTTGAGCGTCCCCGACTGCTGGCTGTAACCATCCTGACGTCGTCTACCCAGGATACCTTAAAGGCTGTAGGGATTGAGCAGCCGGTTGAAGAGATGGTGGTGCGCTTGGCAAAACTGGCCAAGGAAAGCGGCATGGATGGTGTTGTGGCGTCACCGCTGGAGATTCAGGCGATCCGTGCTGCCTGTGGGCCTGATTTTCTGATTGTAACCCCTGGGGTGCGACCATCTTTTGCATCGGTTGATGATCAGAAGCGGATCATGACCCCGTCTGAAGCGGTTCAGGCAGGTGCTGATTATCTGGTGATCGGCAGGCCGATTGCCAAGGCAGCTGATCCTGCACAGGCTGCAGAGCTGATTGTTGACGAGATTGTGACGGGTGTACAATGA
- the rlmB gene encoding 23S rRNA (guanosine(2251)-2'-O)-methyltransferase RlmB translates to MKEDILYGINPVREALRGNRKAFELFVQTGGTDQRIAKLATLAEEKGVAVRRRERADLERLAGNPHHQGVVLKVAPFVYAELEDFLSNHMESDGGLFVLVLDGIQDPQNLGALIRSAACAGVQAVIIPKDRACGMTPVVEKASAGAVETVPVIQVTNLVQTLERLKQAGCWTFGLAGEASKDIYQADYRGNLALVVGSEGEGIRPLVRKHCDLLLAIPHYGGISSLNASVAGGIVLFEAARQRYTP, encoded by the coding sequence ATGAAAGAAGATATCCTGTATGGGATAAATCCGGTCAGAGAGGCCTTGCGGGGAAACCGCAAGGCTTTCGAGCTTTTTGTGCAGACTGGTGGCACGGATCAGCGGATTGCCAAACTGGCAACCTTGGCAGAAGAAAAGGGTGTTGCCGTACGACGGCGTGAACGGGCAGATCTGGAGCGGTTGGCTGGTAATCCCCATCATCAAGGGGTGGTGCTGAAGGTTGCCCCATTTGTCTATGCAGAACTTGAAGATTTCTTGTCTAACCATATGGAATCTGATGGTGGTCTGTTTGTGTTGGTTTTGGATGGTATTCAGGATCCCCAGAACCTTGGTGCGTTAATCAGGTCTGCTGCCTGCGCAGGTGTACAAGCGGTGATTATTCCAAAAGACCGGGCCTGTGGTATGACCCCGGTGGTGGAAAAGGCCTCGGCAGGAGCGGTTGAGACTGTGCCGGTAATCCAGGTTACCAACCTGGTGCAGACCCTGGAACGACTGAAACAGGCCGGCTGCTGGACCTTTGGTCTGGCCGGGGAGGCGAGCAAGGATATCTATCAGGCTGACTATCGTGGTAATCTGGCACTGGTGGTTGGCAGTGAAGGGGAAGGGATCAGGCCGTTGGTGCGTAAGCATTGTGATCTGTTACTTGCCATTCCGCACTACGGTGGCATTTCATCGCTGAATGCTTCGGTGGCAGGAGGCATTGTGCTGTTTGAGGCAGCCCGTCAAAGGTACACACCATGA